In Salana multivorans, a single genomic region encodes these proteins:
- a CDS encoding glycoside hydrolase family 16 protein, with protein MTAVLLDDGFDGDALDAAVWTRGWFGDDWTVTPPVNSGEPQCYDPANAVVADGALTLDIEEKASICGGVDRAYASGMVNGYSKFTIRPGNYIEARVFVAGDEGEVANQPTFWMQGQSLNWPSNGSIVVMKGQADGICGEATDGDGSKSGGCADLAMNAWHTVGVFWTTDGTAEIYYDGDLQWSFPLGTTDPMYPILNLGAWGDVTAPSQLVVDYVRAWDTLPQVVPIAPTLVAAECDVEPTLAIPEVDGVVYTERRVGYQASVTAAAAEGYAIAKGAQTTWTFDLTPEPCGPGGSVDPLPEAPRQVTQQMREVLLDDGFDGDGLDLGVWNRGWVDGQDGQMTTGANPAIEWMCYGPDNVTVQDGELHLDFVRQDSSCTVRGDTYDYQYTSGMIQSWKKFTVAPGSFVESRIHTSGAGTVIENWPAFWTNGESHDWPETGEIDVLESLDGGRACASVHTTPGSAKQCVDIEADAWHTYGAHWRLDGVVDFYYDGQLLASHPFNATDRQYLILNLSAWNGVPAVAPSRLSVDYVRAWSTVDTEAPTVTISSDLVDPGDTITAHAANLVDYEVTFALAPAEGVAGAPAIPLSTSPPVRVSQGTADAELSIPTDIEPGDYEIRVLARSGALRAATTLAVAGEPTPEPSTPGGTPSGGSTTPTGGEEPTGGASGGVTPGGGGSPAGGRTAASAALAHSGAGPILPLAFSGVVLAALGMAMRLRRRSQLD; from the coding sequence ATGACCGCGGTCCTGCTCGACGACGGCTTCGATGGCGACGCGCTCGACGCCGCGGTGTGGACACGGGGGTGGTTCGGCGACGACTGGACGGTGACGCCCCCCGTCAACAGCGGTGAGCCGCAGTGCTACGACCCCGCCAACGCAGTGGTCGCGGACGGCGCGCTCACGCTCGACATCGAGGAGAAGGCGTCCATCTGCGGCGGCGTCGATCGCGCCTACGCCAGCGGGATGGTCAACGGATACTCCAAGTTCACGATTCGTCCCGGGAACTACATCGAGGCGCGAGTCTTCGTGGCGGGTGATGAAGGAGAGGTCGCGAACCAGCCGACCTTCTGGATGCAGGGCCAGAGCCTGAACTGGCCCTCCAACGGGTCCATCGTCGTGATGAAGGGACAGGCCGACGGGATCTGCGGCGAGGCGACCGACGGTGACGGCAGCAAGAGCGGCGGCTGCGCCGACCTCGCCATGAACGCGTGGCACACCGTCGGCGTCTTCTGGACGACCGATGGCACGGCGGAGATCTACTACGACGGCGACCTGCAGTGGAGCTTCCCGCTCGGGACCACCGACCCGATGTATCCCATCCTCAACCTCGGCGCGTGGGGCGATGTGACGGCGCCGAGCCAGCTCGTGGTCGACTACGTGCGCGCGTGGGACACGCTGCCCCAGGTCGTGCCGATCGCGCCGACCCTGGTCGCTGCCGAGTGCGACGTGGAGCCGACGCTTGCGATCCCCGAGGTCGACGGTGTCGTCTACACCGAGCGGCGGGTCGGCTACCAGGCCAGTGTCACCGCTGCGGCAGCGGAGGGGTACGCAATCGCCAAGGGCGCGCAGACGACCTGGACCTTCGACCTGACGCCGGAGCCTTGCGGGCCGGGCGGCTCCGTCGATCCTCTTCCCGAGGCGCCGCGACAGGTGACGCAGCAGATGAGAGAGGTTCTCCTCGACGACGGCTTCGACGGCGACGGTCTCGACCTCGGCGTCTGGAACCGAGGATGGGTGGACGGTCAGGACGGCCAGATGACCACCGGCGCCAACCCGGCGATCGAGTGGATGTGCTACGGCCCGGACAACGTCACCGTCCAGGACGGCGAGCTGCACCTCGACTTCGTCCGACAGGACTCCAGCTGCACGGTGCGCGGCGACACGTACGACTACCAGTACACGAGTGGGATGATCCAGTCCTGGAAGAAGTTCACGGTCGCGCCGGGCTCCTTCGTCGAGTCGCGCATCCACACCTCCGGCGCCGGCACCGTGATCGAGAACTGGCCGGCGTTCTGGACCAACGGCGAGAGCCACGACTGGCCGGAGACGGGCGAGATCGACGTGCTCGAGTCGCTGGATGGAGGCCGGGCCTGCGCGAGCGTCCACACGACCCCCGGCAGCGCAAAGCAGTGCGTCGACATCGAAGCTGACGCCTGGCACACCTACGGCGCCCACTGGCGCCTCGATGGCGTGGTCGACTTCTACTACGACGGCCAGCTCCTCGCCAGTCACCCCTTCAACGCGACGGACCGGCAGTACCTCATCCTCAACCTCTCGGCGTGGAACGGTGTCCCGGCGGTGGCTCCCAGTCGCCTCTCGGTCGACTACGTCAGAGCCTGGAGCACCGTCGACACCGAAGCCCCGACCGTCACGATCAGCTCGGACTTGGTGGACCCCGGAGACACGATCACCGCCCACGCCGCCAACCTGGTCGACTACGAGGTGACGTTCGCGCTCGCCCCAGCCGAGGGCGTGGCCGGTGCGCCGGCCATTCCCCTGTCGACGTCCCCACCGGTCAGGGTCTCCCAGGGAACGGCCGACGCGGAGCTCTCGATCCCGACCGACATCGAGCCGGGGGACTACGAGATCCGCGTGCTCGCGAGGAGCGGCGCGCTTCGCGCGGCCACGACGCTCGCCGTTGCTGGCGAGCCGACTCCCGAACCGAGCACGCCCGGCGGGACGCCCAGCGGCGGAAGCACGACGCCCACCGGCGGAGAGGAACCGACTGGTGGCGCCTCCGGTGGTGTCACGCCCGGTGGTGGCGGATCGCCAGCAGGTGGCAGGACCGCCGCCTCAGCGGCCCTCGCGCACTCCGGTGCCGGTCCCATCCTGCCGCTAGCGTTCAGCGGCGTGGTCCTCGCGGCACTCGGCATGGCGATGCGCCTGCGTCGACGCAGTCAGCTCGACTGA
- a CDS encoding beta-galactosidase, whose protein sequence is MIDDHPGRPPVWYGADYYPEQWDERTIAQDIGLMGEAGVTLVTLGVFSWAELQPMPDTWDLDWLDGIITRLGDAGIAVDLATPTASVPAWLADLDPELASVDASGLRRTGGTRGYHCPSSPTYKAAVRVIVERLAARFGGRAEVVMWHVGNEFGPTECFCTRCAEAFREWLRRRYRDIDALNEAWGTTFWSLRMSDWRQVMPPRVTTDFHMPGRLVDWSRFHSDLLLEQFMTERDLLRSGDPSTPIFTNFMGLYPKLDYWAWADQADAVGNDCYPDPADPRAARIGAFDSDLMRSLARGKPFLQTEQAVSAVQWRAVNTPKRPRQFQLWSMQTVARGASGVLQFQWRASVAGAETFHSAMVPHAGPGGERWAEVVELGSRIAGLDLAADAPVDAHVAIVLDWSSLWARRSTHGPDDREPDAETRRWHAGLFENGVAVDFIAPWHDLSRYRLVVLPSLFLVTPDFAAALDRYVADGGHVVATYLTGVVDERVHAHPGAPGPLTEMLGVRVQEHWPLPDRAVEPPPASARVSASIVVPAPGGTLAGSWSERDPGRPVVTYSGFAESITVTDASVVMTFAGGDLAGKPAITRRGHGLGRATYVAARIDEASLIELVGRLVDDAGVQPTVPDLPPGVEAVRRGGLLFLLNHSDAPASVSVGSGWRGPDDLEGSVDVPGRSTLVLHTEQAPEGRERKTT, encoded by the coding sequence ATGATCGACGATCACCCGGGCAGACCTCCTGTCTGGTACGGAGCCGACTACTACCCCGAGCAGTGGGACGAGCGAACGATCGCTCAGGACATCGGCCTCATGGGCGAGGCAGGCGTCACGCTCGTCACCCTCGGCGTCTTCTCCTGGGCCGAGCTCCAGCCGATGCCCGACACCTGGGATCTGGACTGGCTCGACGGGATCATCACGCGGCTCGGCGACGCGGGGATCGCGGTCGACCTCGCGACCCCGACCGCCTCCGTCCCGGCGTGGCTGGCCGACCTCGATCCCGAGCTCGCGTCCGTCGACGCCAGCGGACTGCGTCGAACCGGCGGAACCAGGGGCTACCACTGCCCGAGCTCGCCGACCTACAAGGCGGCCGTCCGCGTGATCGTCGAACGGCTCGCGGCTCGTTTCGGGGGGCGGGCCGAGGTCGTCATGTGGCACGTCGGGAACGAGTTCGGGCCGACCGAGTGCTTCTGCACCCGCTGTGCCGAGGCGTTCCGGGAATGGTTGCGCAGGCGCTACCGCGACATCGACGCCCTCAACGAGGCCTGGGGGACGACCTTCTGGTCGCTGCGGATGAGCGACTGGAGGCAGGTGATGCCTCCGCGCGTGACCACGGACTTCCACATGCCCGGCCGACTGGTGGACTGGAGCCGCTTCCACTCCGATCTGCTGCTGGAACAGTTCATGACCGAGCGGGACCTCCTCCGGTCCGGTGACCCGTCCACACCCATCTTCACCAACTTCATGGGCCTCTACCCCAAGCTCGACTACTGGGCGTGGGCCGACCAGGCCGACGCCGTCGGCAACGACTGCTACCCGGATCCCGCCGATCCCCGAGCGGCCCGGATCGGAGCGTTCGACAGCGACCTCATGCGCTCGCTCGCTCGAGGCAAGCCGTTCTTGCAGACCGAGCAGGCGGTGAGCGCGGTGCAGTGGCGAGCCGTCAACACGCCGAAGCGTCCCCGGCAGTTCCAGCTGTGGAGCATGCAGACGGTGGCCCGCGGCGCGAGCGGCGTCCTGCAGTTCCAGTGGCGAGCCTCCGTCGCGGGAGCCGAGACGTTCCACTCGGCGATGGTTCCGCACGCCGGACCGGGCGGGGAACGGTGGGCAGAAGTCGTGGAGCTCGGTTCACGGATCGCCGGCCTCGACCTCGCGGCCGACGCCCCGGTCGATGCGCACGTCGCCATCGTCCTGGACTGGAGCTCGCTGTGGGCCAGGCGGAGCACCCACGGACCGGATGACCGCGAGCCCGACGCCGAGACGAGACGCTGGCACGCGGGTCTGTTCGAGAACGGCGTGGCGGTCGACTTCATCGCGCCATGGCACGACCTGTCCCGGTACCGGCTCGTGGTGCTGCCGAGCCTCTTCCTGGTCACCCCCGACTTCGCCGCAGCGCTCGACCGCTACGTCGCAGACGGGGGCCACGTGGTGGCGACCTACCTCACCGGCGTCGTCGACGAGCGGGTTCACGCCCACCCCGGTGCGCCGGGTCCGCTGACGGAGATGCTCGGCGTCAGGGTGCAGGAGCACTGGCCTCTACCGGACCGCGCGGTCGAGCCCCCGCCGGCCTCGGCGCGCGTCAGCGCATCCATCGTCGTGCCTGCACCGGGCGGTACGCTCGCCGGCTCCTGGTCCGAGCGGGATCCGGGCCGACCCGTGGTCACCTACTCGGGCTTCGCCGAGTCGATCACGGTGACCGATGCGAGCGTCGTCATGACGTTCGCCGGTGGAGACCTCGCGGGCAAGCCGGCGATCACCCGACGAGGGCACGGGCTCGGGCGCGCGACGTACGTCGCCGCGAGGATCGACGAGGCATCCCTCATCGAGCTGGTCGGACGCCTCGTGGATGACGCCGGCGTGCAGCCGACGGTCCCGGACCTCCCGCCAGGCGTCGAAGCGGTACGCCGAGGCGGTCTCCTCTTCCTGCTGAACCACTCCGACGCGCCAGCCAGCGTGTCCGTCGGCTCGGGTTGGCGTGGCCCGGACGACCTCGAGGGGAGCGTCGACGTGCCGGGGAGGTCGACCCTGGTCCTTCACACAGAACAAGCGCCCGAGGGAAGAGAACGGAAGACCACGTGA
- a CDS encoding glycoside hydrolase 5 family protein, which produces MTDDVRFGVNYIPARDWLYSWLDWNPDDIAADLAAIRALGCDHIRAHCLWPIFQPNPNLISRSALARLAELVDIATDLDLDVHLSVLNGWMSGTYFRPFWQEPSMGVYSDPDVIGAQVRLIEAIAEIGYGRTRLVGIDIGNEPNALASFPGNGATRQQGDAWLTRLLAACDDALPGRFHVVGVDHVPWLEDTSVFSRDVLGRVGSASIVHSWVYFTGALERYGVEGLGTHHLARYLVELARAFGETRERPVWLQEIGVSPGWLRGADVAEFAGSIVTEALKANPWAMTWWGSHDIDRRLAGFDELEYDLGLLTVENEVKPVGLAVADAIARERNRDGKPQPGAVGERVELTLPDDRVPDLSFADEFFALVARGAHPVIVRESRAEDLIDRVRLADSAAQGGGR; this is translated from the coding sequence GTGACCGACGATGTCCGATTCGGCGTCAACTACATCCCGGCGCGTGACTGGCTCTACAGCTGGCTGGACTGGAACCCCGACGACATCGCCGCCGACCTCGCCGCGATCCGTGCCCTCGGATGCGACCACATCCGCGCTCACTGCCTCTGGCCGATCTTCCAGCCCAACCCGAACCTGATCAGCCGATCGGCGCTCGCCCGGCTCGCGGAGCTCGTCGACATCGCGACCGATCTCGACCTCGACGTCCACCTGAGCGTGCTCAACGGTTGGATGTCGGGGACCTACTTCCGGCCGTTCTGGCAGGAGCCGTCGATGGGGGTCTACTCCGACCCTGACGTCATCGGCGCCCAGGTCCGGCTGATCGAGGCGATCGCCGAGATCGGGTACGGCCGCACGAGGCTGGTCGGCATCGACATAGGGAACGAACCGAACGCGCTGGCGAGCTTTCCAGGCAACGGCGCCACCAGGCAGCAGGGGGACGCATGGCTGACGCGTCTCCTCGCCGCCTGCGACGATGCGCTTCCGGGTCGCTTCCACGTCGTCGGGGTCGATCACGTGCCCTGGCTCGAAGACACGTCGGTCTTCAGTCGCGACGTGCTCGGCCGCGTCGGTTCTGCATCGATCGTGCACTCCTGGGTGTACTTCACCGGCGCGCTCGAGCGATACGGCGTCGAAGGCCTGGGGACGCACCACCTCGCCCGCTACCTCGTCGAGCTCGCGCGCGCCTTCGGTGAGACGCGGGAGCGCCCCGTGTGGCTGCAGGAGATCGGGGTCTCGCCGGGATGGCTGCGTGGGGCCGACGTGGCGGAGTTCGCCGGCTCGATCGTCACCGAGGCGCTCAAGGCCAACCCCTGGGCGATGACCTGGTGGGGCTCGCACGACATCGATCGTCGCCTCGCCGGGTTCGACGAGCTCGAGTACGACCTCGGTCTGCTGACGGTGGAGAACGAGGTCAAGCCAGTCGGGCTCGCCGTCGCCGACGCGATCGCGCGCGAGCGCAACCGGGACGGCAAGCCCCAGCCGGGCGCGGTCGGGGAGCGCGTCGAGCTCACCCTCCCCGACGATCGTGTCCCAGACCTCAGCTTTGCCGACGAGTTCTTCGCGCTCGTCGCCAGAGGCGCCCACCCCGTCATCGTGCGCGAGTCACGCGCGGAGGACCTGATCGATCGGGTCCGGCTGGCGGACTCGGCAGCGCAGGGCGGAGGCCGGTGA
- a CDS encoding alpha/beta hydrolase produces the protein MRTERYIEPRDVPLDQFPASRVGAARMQDLASAPSASHPRVHLGVEYARVAGSPLHLQVIVPPGDGEDDRLPLVLYVPGSGWGPQDLGQHLAALIAFARRGFVVAVVEYRPSDLAPFPAQVQDAVSALAFMRANAGRFGVDPDRVVAWGDSSGAHTSLLLAYGLEDPYFSGQDCGSSSVRCVVDYFGPTDLATMNDEPSICDHLGAESPEGVLMGGVDVLSAGERLERSRVLGQRARSRARPRVLILHGDRDRVVGFGQSATFADAVAEDGDEVELYRVIGADHGGSVFWADGTLDLVESFVRAALD, from the coding sequence ATGCGGACGGAGCGCTACATCGAGCCCCGCGACGTGCCGCTCGACCAGTTTCCTGCCTCCCGTGTCGGGGCCGCTCGGATGCAGGACCTGGCGTCGGCGCCGAGCGCCTCCCACCCCCGGGTCCACCTCGGGGTGGAGTATGCGCGAGTCGCGGGCAGTCCGCTCCACCTGCAGGTGATCGTCCCGCCTGGCGACGGGGAGGACGACCGGCTGCCTCTCGTGCTCTACGTCCCCGGGTCAGGGTGGGGGCCGCAGGACCTGGGCCAGCACCTTGCGGCCCTCATCGCGTTCGCGCGACGCGGGTTCGTGGTGGCGGTCGTCGAGTACCGACCCTCGGACCTGGCGCCGTTCCCGGCGCAGGTCCAGGACGCGGTGAGCGCGCTGGCCTTCATGCGGGCGAACGCAGGTCGCTTCGGGGTTGATCCCGATCGAGTGGTGGCCTGGGGAGACTCCTCCGGCGCTCACACGTCCCTCCTGCTCGCGTACGGGCTCGAGGACCCCTACTTCTCCGGACAAGACTGCGGGTCGTCGAGCGTGCGATGCGTCGTCGACTACTTCGGTCCGACCGATCTCGCCACGATGAACGATGAGCCGTCGATCTGCGACCACCTCGGTGCGGAGAGCCCGGAGGGGGTGCTGATGGGAGGCGTCGACGTCCTGTCGGCGGGTGAGCGCCTGGAGCGCTCCAGGGTGCTGGGCCAGCGAGCCAGGTCGCGCGCGCGGCCGCGCGTCCTGATCCTCCACGGAGACCGGGACCGCGTGGTCGGCTTCGGCCAGAGCGCGACGTTCGCCGACGCGGTGGCCGAGGACGGTGACGAGGTCGAGCTCTACCGCGTCATCGGTGCCGATCACGGCGGCTCGGTGTTCTGGGCGGACGGGACGCTGGACCTGGTGGAGAGCTTCGTCCGAGCCGCGCTGGACTGA
- a CDS encoding sensor histidine kinase: MRSTVRGSTALGLFDPSSSPLHTMTVAWLAGSVVTSSLLLVRRSRPLLVAGALTMAGVVSLGFAGVLGVVGLGLACALYSVASQRTSRTAWAAAVASFLVLGAACWWWERIGVAEMLLWMEPATAEEDYVPAAFLAAPPFSGGRRSVSLLVLLVLLGLGMATGSVARARRLHAAGLLERYRAVVRERDSSAALARAAERARIAREMHDVVAHSLSVMVALSDGAGAAMDRAPDRSREALRELSATGRSALLGMQDVLQALDPRGGEAAAAGRLADPVDADLRVVLDRFRAVGMSVAESGVELVAALETATGLAVVRIVTEALTNVLRHAPGAVAVDVIIRQLDDALEVEVRDDGGRLPSLGGGTGRGLIGMRERADLIGGSLTAGPRPEGGWYVRLLLPVSRDGSGIDT; encoded by the coding sequence ATGCGTTCCACGGTGCGGGGCTCGACCGCTCTCGGTCTGTTCGACCCGAGCTCCTCGCCGCTCCACACGATGACGGTGGCCTGGCTGGCCGGCTCGGTCGTCACATCCTCGCTTCTTCTCGTTCGCCGCTCGCGACCGCTGCTCGTGGCCGGCGCACTGACCATGGCGGGTGTCGTGTCGCTCGGGTTCGCCGGCGTGCTGGGCGTTGTCGGTCTCGGTCTCGCCTGTGCGCTCTACTCGGTCGCGTCACAGCGCACCTCTCGGACCGCGTGGGCCGCGGCGGTCGCGTCCTTTCTCGTCCTGGGTGCGGCGTGCTGGTGGTGGGAGCGCATCGGAGTGGCCGAGATGCTGTTGTGGATGGAACCGGCCACGGCAGAGGAGGACTACGTTCCGGCCGCGTTCTTGGCTGCTCCTCCGTTCTCGGGCGGTCGCCGTTCGGTGTCGCTGCTCGTGCTTCTCGTCCTCCTGGGCCTGGGGATGGCAACCGGCTCGGTGGCCCGGGCGCGGCGTCTGCACGCGGCGGGACTCCTCGAGCGCTATCGCGCGGTGGTCCGGGAACGGGACAGCAGCGCGGCTCTCGCCCGCGCCGCGGAACGTGCACGCATCGCGCGAGAGATGCACGACGTGGTGGCCCACAGCCTGTCCGTCATGGTCGCCCTCTCCGACGGGGCCGGAGCGGCGATGGACCGTGCTCCTGACCGGTCTCGCGAGGCACTGCGTGAGCTGTCGGCCACGGGCCGCTCGGCGCTGTTGGGCATGCAGGACGTCCTTCAGGCGCTCGACCCCCGTGGGGGTGAGGCCGCGGCGGCCGGCCGGCTGGCCGACCCCGTCGACGCCGATCTGCGCGTCGTGCTCGATCGGTTCCGCGCCGTCGGGATGTCGGTGGCGGAGAGTGGTGTTGAGCTCGTCGCCGCGCTGGAGACCGCGACCGGTCTCGCGGTGGTGCGGATCGTGACGGAGGCGCTGACCAACGTCCTGAGACACGCCCCCGGCGCCGTGGCGGTCGACGTGATCATCCGGCAGCTCGACGATGCGCTCGAGGTCGAGGTGCGAGACGACGGCGGACGACTCCCCAGCCTGGGCGGCGGGACCGGCCGCGGGCTGATCGGCATGCGCGAGCGCGCCGACCTGATCGGTGGAAGCCTCACGGCGGGACCGCGGCCCGAGGGCGGATGGTATGTCCGCCTCCTGCTCCCGGTCTCGCGCGACGGATCGGGGATCGACACATGA
- a CDS encoding carbohydrate ABC transporter permease yields MRTPMLGSRLVVNGALILTSIYFLFPVWWLIVSATKSNADLFATNGLWFAEPHLADNVQAVLSRGAGLFPRWLLNSVGYSLAAALGATVTSAACGYALAKFRFLGDRVLFGAVIAGLLIPGALLTVPLYLVAASVGLTNTIWSVIIPSIVSPFGVFLARVYIEGSVPDEVIESARMDGASELRIFGQIAVPMLTPALATIALFSFVGTWNSFMLPLIMLSNQKLYPVTLGLYAWQSYKGESTYNLVLAGSLLMVIPLIIGFLLLQKYLRKGLTLGAVKG; encoded by the coding sequence ATGAGAACCCCGATGCTCGGCAGCCGCCTCGTGGTGAACGGCGCCCTGATCCTCACCTCGATCTACTTCCTCTTCCCTGTCTGGTGGCTGATCGTCTCGGCGACCAAGAGCAACGCGGACCTGTTCGCGACGAACGGCCTCTGGTTCGCCGAGCCCCATCTCGCCGACAACGTCCAGGCGGTGCTCTCTCGCGGTGCTGGGCTCTTCCCGCGGTGGCTGCTGAACTCGGTCGGCTACTCGCTCGCGGCGGCGCTCGGGGCGACGGTCACGTCAGCGGCGTGCGGCTACGCCCTCGCAAAGTTCCGGTTCCTCGGCGACCGAGTGCTCTTCGGTGCGGTGATCGCCGGACTGCTCATCCCCGGCGCGCTGCTGACGGTGCCGCTCTACCTCGTCGCCGCCTCCGTGGGGCTGACCAACACGATCTGGTCGGTCATCATCCCGTCGATCGTCAGTCCCTTCGGGGTGTTTCTCGCCCGGGTCTACATCGAAGGGTCCGTGCCGGACGAAGTGATCGAGTCCGCCCGCATGGACGGAGCGAGCGAGCTGCGCATCTTCGGGCAGATCGCCGTTCCGATGCTGACCCCGGCGTTGGCCACGATCGCTCTGTTCAGCTTCGTCGGAACGTGGAACAGCTTCATGCTCCCGCTCATCATGCTCTCCAACCAGAAGCTCTACCCGGTGACGCTCGGCCTCTATGCCTGGCAGTCCTACAAGGGAGAGTCGACCTACAACCTCGTGCTCGCGGGATCGCTGCTGATGGTCATCCCGCTGATCATCGGGTTCCTCCTCCTCCAGAAGTACCTGCGCAAGGGACTGACTCTCGGCGCGGTGAAGGGCTGA
- a CDS encoding ABC transporter ATP-binding protein: MIEVSHLSKHYGSVAAVNDLSFVARPGVVTGFLGPNGAGKSTTIRAIVGLERPTSGSATVDGRRYADLRAPLQEVGTMLDGRGAHPGRTAVGHLMGLARTHGIGRSRVDQVIALTGLESVARRRVGTFSLGMGQRLGIAAALLGDPATLILDEPVNGLDPDGVLWVRGLLRALAAEGRTVFLSSHLMSELAETATRIIVIGQGRLLADDDLENLLATSERAGLVRVRADDQSTLATAARELGARVTTDEAGTLEISGTDAAAVGALAARLGVNLLELSTASGTLEDAYLSLTAQAAQYASNRDDAGRGATR; this comes from the coding sequence ATGATCGAGGTATCTCACCTGTCGAAGCACTACGGCTCCGTCGCGGCGGTGAACGACCTCTCCTTCGTCGCGCGGCCCGGTGTCGTGACCGGCTTCCTCGGCCCGAACGGAGCCGGGAAGTCCACCACCATCCGCGCGATCGTCGGGCTCGAGCGGCCCACATCGGGTAGCGCCACCGTGGACGGACGACGCTACGCCGACCTCCGCGCGCCGCTTCAGGAGGTCGGCACCATGCTCGACGGACGCGGCGCACACCCCGGCCGCACCGCCGTCGGCCATCTCATGGGCCTGGCTCGCACGCACGGGATCGGCCGGTCCCGCGTCGACCAGGTCATCGCACTGACCGGCCTGGAGTCGGTCGCCCGACGTCGAGTGGGAACCTTCTCCCTCGGCATGGGGCAGCGCCTCGGCATCGCCGCCGCCCTGCTGGGCGACCCCGCGACCCTCATCCTCGACGAGCCGGTCAACGGACTCGATCCCGACGGCGTCCTGTGGGTCCGCGGTCTCCTTCGAGCGCTGGCCGCCGAGGGGCGGACCGTGTTCCTGTCCTCCCACCTCATGAGCGAGCTGGCCGAGACAGCGACCCGCATCATCGTCATCGGCCAGGGACGCCTTCTCGCCGACGACGACCTCGAGAACCTGCTGGCCACGTCCGAGCGCGCGGGTCTGGTCCGCGTCCGGGCAGATGATCAGTCGACGCTCGCGACCGCCGCCCGGGAGCTCGGTGCCCGCGTCACCACCGACGAGGCCGGCACACTGGAGATCTCGGGCACGGACGCGGCAGCGGTCGGGGCCCTCGCTGCGCGCCTTGGCGTCAACCTGCTCGAGCTGTCCACCGCGTCGGGGACTCTCGAGGACGCCTACCTGAGCCTGACAGCTCAGGCCGCGCAGTATGCCTCCAACCGCGACGACGCAGGACGAGGGGCCACGCGATGA
- a CDS encoding response regulator, producing MTTVLLVDDQQLLRMGFRLVIESEPDLEVVGEASDGAVALTQVAALSPDVVLMDIRMPGVDGIEATARIVAQHPSSRVLVLTTFDLDEYAFSALRAGASGFLLKNARPAELVEAIRSVAAGGSVVAPRVVRRMLDLFAPHLPTATERAEPHALDPRLGSLTPRETDVLRCIARGMSNAEIADYLVLSETTVKSHVGRLLAKLRVRDRVQAVIVAHEAGLDRSPGL from the coding sequence ATGACCACCGTCCTGCTCGTGGACGACCAGCAGCTCCTGCGCATGGGCTTCCGCCTGGTCATCGAGTCCGAGCCCGACCTCGAGGTCGTTGGCGAGGCATCCGACGGCGCGGTCGCGCTCACCCAGGTCGCGGCCCTGTCTCCGGACGTCGTGCTCATGGACATCCGCATGCCCGGTGTGGACGGGATCGAGGCCACGGCGCGCATCGTCGCTCAGCACCCCTCATCCCGGGTGCTGGTGCTGACGACGTTCGACCTGGACGAGTACGCCTTCTCGGCGCTGCGCGCGGGGGCCAGCGGGTTCCTGCTGAAGAACGCTCGTCCGGCGGAGCTCGTGGAGGCCATCCGCTCGGTGGCCGCTGGCGGCTCGGTCGTGGCCCCGCGCGTGGTGCGCCGGATGCTCGACCTGTTCGCTCCGCACCTGCCGACGGCGACCGAGCGAGCCGAACCACATGCGCTGGACCCGCGGCTGGGATCCCTGACGCCCCGTGAGACCGATGTCCTGCGATGCATCGCTCGAGGAATGTCGAACGCAGAGATCGCCGACTACCTCGTGCTCTCGGAGACGACGGTGAAGAGCCACGTGGGAAGGCTGCTTGCGAAGCTCCGCGTTCGTGATCGGGTCCAGGCCGTCATCGTGGCCCACGAAGCCGGTCTCGATCGGAGCCCGGGTCTCTAG